From one Sulfurimonas sp. HSL-3221 genomic stretch:
- a CDS encoding DUF58 domain-containing protein, producing the protein MLAHKSEEILIRTRRNIFGSNAGGNPSIFAGNGLDFAELKEYTIGDDVRTLNWKVTAREQRPFVNVFNEERELNIVCVFLESGSIFFGSQRFKQEVMAEALSLISYSALKNDDRVSTLVFSDKEEFFLPPTRALGSLHVTVPEVLGRDPLGKRVDFAALVDHLNGRVRQRSLIFLIGDFYGDDIDLSLLARHEVYAIIVRDRFEENPALSGEIGLLDAQSMAGTTLELSPALAARYRDALEARDKALVEHLASHRITATKLYTDEEPFVKLSALFRR; encoded by the coding sequence GTGCTGGCGCACAAGAGCGAAGAGATCCTGATCCGTACCCGCCGCAACATCTTCGGCAGCAACGCCGGGGGCAACCCCAGCATCTTCGCGGGCAACGGGCTGGACTTCGCCGAACTTAAAGAGTACACCATCGGCGATGACGTGCGGACCCTCAACTGGAAGGTGACGGCAAGGGAGCAGCGCCCCTTCGTCAACGTCTTCAACGAGGAGCGCGAACTCAACATCGTCTGCGTCTTCTTGGAGAGCGGCAGCATCTTTTTCGGCTCGCAGCGTTTCAAGCAGGAGGTGATGGCCGAAGCCCTCTCACTCATCTCCTACTCCGCGCTGAAAAACGACGACCGCGTCTCCACCCTTGTCTTCAGCGACAAAGAGGAGTTCTTCCTGCCGCCGACCCGCGCCCTGGGCTCCCTGCATGTCACCGTCCCCGAGGTACTGGGCCGCGACCCGCTGGGCAAGCGCGTCGATTTTGCCGCGCTCGTCGACCACCTCAACGGCCGCGTCCGCCAGCGTTCGCTCATCTTCCTGATCGGCGACTTCTACGGCGACGACATCGACCTCTCACTGCTCGCCCGCCACGAGGTCTACGCCATCATCGTTCGCGATCGCTTCGAGGAGAACCCCGCGCTCTCCGGCGAGATCGGCCTGCTCGACGCCCAGAGCATGGCGGGCACGACCCTGGAACTCTCCCCCGCCCTCGCCGCACGCTACCGTGATGCCCTGGAGGCGCGGGACAAGGCCCTCGTCGAGCACCTCGCCTCCCACCGCATCACCGCAACGAAACTCTACACCGACGAAGAGCCCTTCGTGAAGCTCTCCGCGCTGTTCAGGAGGTAG
- a CDS encoding AAA family ATPase, with amino-acid sequence MNEKIHAIKTEIAKVMVGQEALIDALLIGLITDGHILVEGVPGLAKTTAINSLAKALGLDFKRVQFTPDLLPSDIVGTEMYDQRNGAFKVKMGPAFTHLLLADEINRAPAKVQSALLEVMQEHQITIGDETFKLSDPFLVLATQNPVEQEGTYRLPEAQLDRFMLKVLVDYNSFEEEMQIVDRIANRSVGAILQVAGADDILAMRDEVQNVHVDEAVTRYMMKIIFATREPEKYGVGEIAQYLEYGASPRASINLYKAAKARAYLRGNDFVTPLDVADTVRGVLRHRMVLNYRAEAAGVTADDLIGTIMQTIKLP; translated from the coding sequence ATGAACGAGAAAATCCACGCCATCAAGACCGAAATCGCCAAGGTGATGGTCGGACAGGAGGCGCTCATCGACGCGCTGCTGATCGGCCTCATCACCGACGGCCACATTCTCGTCGAGGGGGTGCCGGGGCTGGCGAAGACGACGGCCATCAACTCCCTGGCCAAGGCGCTGGGACTGGATTTCAAACGGGTACAGTTCACCCCCGACCTGCTCCCCAGCGACATCGTCGGGACCGAAATGTACGACCAGCGCAACGGCGCGTTCAAGGTCAAGATGGGTCCCGCCTTTACCCACCTGCTCCTCGCCGACGAGATCAACCGCGCCCCGGCGAAGGTGCAGTCGGCCCTGCTGGAGGTGATGCAGGAGCACCAGATCACCATCGGCGACGAGACCTTCAAACTGAGCGATCCCTTCCTCGTCCTCGCGACCCAGAACCCCGTCGAACAGGAGGGGACCTACCGCCTCCCCGAGGCACAGCTCGACCGTTTCATGCTCAAGGTCCTCGTCGACTACAACAGCTTCGAGGAGGAGATGCAGATCGTCGATCGCATCGCTAACCGCAGCGTCGGGGCTATATTGCAGGTCGCCGGTGCCGACGACATCCTCGCCATGCGCGACGAAGTGCAAAACGTTCATGTCGACGAGGCCGTCACCCGCTATATGATGAAGATCATCTTCGCCACCCGCGAGCCGGAGAAGTACGGGGTCGGCGAGATCGCGCAATACCTCGAATACGGTGCGAGCCCCCGGGCCTCCATCAACCTCTACAAGGCCGCCAAGGCCCGCGCCTACCTGCGCGGTAACGACTTCGTCACCCCCCTTGATGTCGCCGACACGGTGCGGGGCGTCCTGCGCCACCGCATGGTGCTGAACTACCGGGCCGAAGCCGCCGGTGTCACCGCCGACGACCTCATCGGCACGATCATGCAGACGATCAAGCTCCCCTAA
- a CDS encoding efflux RND transporter permease subunit, which translates to MSIDRFVDGIIRFRWWAALLIPLITLALASQLRYLQFEGSYRIWFGEDSPILKQYDTFRSVFGNDDALLIMFRDDEGVFNPKALGVVKRITEALWQTTDIARVDSLTNYQYVHSDPAYPDDVIVEDFIDDPAALSPEQLADKARIAAGEEMIVGRIVSADMKTTMIAARLTPKAGDDPEVSARLKAAGEAIVAKEAASGYTFHLGGGPILNMAFITLGEHDVKTFTPFVLLIAMVLLWFIFRRPSGMLLSLSVVIFTFLIVLAVQVLLGYRLNNFTANLPVFVVAIGIADAMHLFWIYLVGRRRGMGNHDAIRFSVRKNFLPTLLTSLTTAVGFASLAVSQVIPVKTLGIATATAALLAFVLTILFVPAMLAILNPKVARSEEEESESHDALSLRSARFIIRHDRRILLGSLLLFTLIGIGIAWVKVDSNTVRYFKEHVPFRETVTFVQRNLTGPMAYEIVVDSGEKDGIKSPEFMRTVARFTEAFKAQYPAVRHTTSLVDVVEKFNDVMTGSPTVPDGRNLIAQYLLLYSLSLPQGMEINDRMDVDERQLRVTASVDIVDTSLDLEMMQWVEDWWAQTPYRAQVNGQTEMFAHMQHDVTDTLVESILLAIAAVSLMMMLIFRNLRMIPLFIIPNVLPIALVVGVMGWLGITIDLGVAVSGAIIIGVAVDDTIHFLVKYREARREGESFEAALAYVYHYAGKAIVFTTLILSAAFMIFALSDFVPNVNFGIVTASALVIAVVIDLLMLPAWLSLADSGKRSLIA; encoded by the coding sequence ATGAGTATCGACCGATTCGTTGACGGCATCATCCGTTTCCGCTGGTGGGCCGCGCTGCTGATCCCGCTCATCACCCTGGCCCTGGCCTCGCAGCTGCGCTACCTGCAGTTCGAGGGAAGCTATCGCATCTGGTTCGGCGAGGACTCGCCGATCCTCAAGCAGTACGACACCTTCCGTTCCGTCTTCGGCAACGACGATGCCCTCCTTATCATGTTCCGCGACGATGAGGGCGTTTTCAACCCCAAAGCGCTGGGCGTCGTCAAGCGGATCACCGAGGCGCTCTGGCAGACGACGGACATTGCCCGGGTCGATTCGCTGACCAATTACCAGTACGTACACAGCGACCCGGCGTATCCCGACGACGTCATCGTGGAGGACTTCATCGACGACCCCGCCGCCCTATCCCCCGAACAGCTGGCCGATAAGGCGCGCATCGCCGCGGGCGAGGAGATGATCGTGGGGCGGATCGTCAGCGCCGACATGAAAACGACGATGATCGCCGCGCGCCTCACCCCCAAAGCCGGGGACGACCCCGAAGTCTCGGCGCGGCTCAAGGCGGCGGGCGAAGCGATCGTGGCCAAAGAGGCGGCCAGCGGCTACACCTTCCACCTGGGCGGCGGCCCGATTCTCAACATGGCCTTCATCACCCTCGGCGAACACGACGTCAAGACCTTCACCCCCTTCGTGCTGCTGATCGCGATGGTCCTGTTGTGGTTTATTTTCCGCCGCCCCTCGGGGATGCTGCTGAGTCTCTCCGTCGTCATCTTCACCTTCCTCATCGTCCTGGCGGTGCAGGTACTGCTGGGCTACCGGCTCAACAACTTCACCGCCAATCTCCCCGTCTTCGTCGTCGCCATCGGGATCGCCGACGCGATGCACCTCTTCTGGATCTACCTCGTCGGCCGGCGGCGGGGCATGGGCAACCATGACGCGATCCGTTTCAGCGTACGGAAGAACTTTCTGCCGACCCTGCTGACCTCGCTGACAACCGCCGTCGGGTTCGCTTCCCTGGCCGTTTCCCAGGTCATTCCCGTCAAGACTCTGGGCATCGCGACGGCAACCGCCGCGCTGCTCGCCTTTGTGCTGACGATCCTTTTCGTCCCGGCCATGCTGGCGATCCTCAACCCTAAAGTGGCGCGGAGCGAAGAGGAGGAGTCCGAAAGCCATGACGCGCTCTCGCTGCGGAGCGCCCGTTTCATCATACGCCATGACCGTCGTATCCTCCTTGGCAGCCTGCTGCTCTTTACGCTGATCGGCATCGGGATCGCCTGGGTAAAGGTCGACTCGAACACGGTGCGCTACTTCAAAGAGCACGTCCCCTTCCGGGAGACGGTGACCTTCGTGCAGCGCAACCTCACCGGACCGATGGCCTACGAGATCGTCGTGGATTCGGGGGAGAAGGACGGCATCAAATCGCCCGAATTCATGCGGACCGTCGCCCGCTTTACCGAGGCGTTCAAAGCGCAGTATCCGGCGGTGCGCCACACCACCTCCCTCGTCGACGTCGTCGAAAAGTTCAACGACGTCATGACCGGCAGCCCGACCGTACCGGACGGGCGCAACCTGATCGCCCAGTATCTGCTGCTCTACTCCCTTTCCCTGCCCCAGGGAATGGAAATAAACGACCGCATGGACGTCGACGAACGGCAGCTGCGGGTTACCGCGTCCGTGGACATCGTTGACACCTCCCTCGACCTGGAGATGATGCAGTGGGTCGAGGATTGGTGGGCGCAGACCCCCTACCGCGCCCAGGTCAACGGTCAGACGGAGATGTTCGCGCATATGCAGCACGACGTTACGGACACCCTTGTCGAATCAATCCTGCTCGCCATCGCGGCAGTCTCCCTGATGATGATGCTGATCTTCAGGAACCTCCGCATGATCCCCCTCTTTATCATCCCCAACGTGCTGCCCATCGCCCTCGTCGTCGGGGTCATGGGGTGGCTGGGGATCACCATCGACCTCGGCGTGGCGGTCTCCGGAGCCATCATTATCGGCGTCGCGGTGGACGACACCATCCACTTCCTCGTCAAATACCGCGAAGCGCGGCGTGAGGGCGAAAGCTTCGAAGCGGCGCTTGCCTACGTCTACCACTATGCGGGCAAAGCGATCGTCTTTACCACCCTCATCCTCAGCGCGGCCTTTATGATCTTCGCGCTGAGCGACTTCGTCCCCAACGTCAACTTCGGGATCGTCACGGCGTCTGCCCTCGTGATCGCCGTCGTCATCGATCTGCTGATGCTCCCCGCCTGGCTGAGTCTCGCCGACAGCGGCAAACGCAGCCTCATCGCCTGA